Genomic DNA from Alkalihalobacterium alkalinitrilicum:
CTGAACGTAAATGTCAGCTTCTTTTATATAAGGATACGGGTTTTCTTTTAAACCTAACAAAATAAAACTCTCATCTAGGTTGTTTGCTCTAATCAAACTTTCAAGATTAGTTCTTTCCTCGCCCTCCCCAATTACAAACCACTTAAACTGAAACCCATTTTTCACCAGATAATTACAAGCTTCTATCGCTAACTCATAGCCTTTTTGATAATTTAACCTACCAACAGAAACAATTTTAAGTATCTTATCTTTAAGATATACTTTTTCTTTTGACATTTTATGAATAACATTAGGTGAGATAATATTAAACATTACATCAATTTTACCTTGATACATAGGAAACTCTTGCTTTAAAACATCAGCACATTCATTGGAGACAGTCACAATTTTATCTAATTTGTTAAAGTAATGGAGGTCTATACTGGGGTCCATGCCTAACTTAATATAATCATTATGAATAAAACCGATCTTCTTCTTTGCTTGAACTTTGTCTACGCAAAAGTAGATTGGGTTTTTCTCTAGGTACCCAATGGCTACATCGTATTCTTTATTCACTGGGCTTAAAGAATTCGAAAGGTGTTTCCATACTCTCTGTTCACATTGTGCTCGATTATTTTCTGTATTAAAAATATACCCTGCACGAACTCTTGATACTGCAGAGTTTATTTTTCCTTGTTTAATTAAATTTATTAATGCCGTCTTTATCGGCATATCAAAGAATTTATATTCAGTAGGTTCTTTTAAAAGTTTTACTTTATTGGGAATTTTATTAAAAAATATACCTTCATGCTTGAATAAATATAAATCCACATTATATAAAGAATAATCAATTGTCTCTAATAAAGAAATAAGTGCTTTTTCCGCTCCACCACAATTTAAATTGTTCATTACAAACAAAATATTCTTTTTCACTTTTATCACCTCCTAGAAAATTTGGTACAACTTCTCTATCTCCTCTTCAGTCCCTAATTTTTCACAAGATAAATTAGTGGCTAATATATTTCTTTGTGCCTTATCTTTTATTAATATTTCGACTCCATCTGCAATAGATTCATCATCTTGATTAACAATTATTCCATTGTTTCCATCTGTAATTTGATCCTTAGCTGTTTTAAAGTTTGTAACAACTATTGGCTTGTTAAGGATCTTTGCTTCATCTATTGCTATTGACTTCCCCTCATAACGTGACGGTTGAACATAAATATCTGCATTTTTTATGTAAGGATAAGGGTTTTCTTTAGTTCCTAAAAGTATAAAGACATCTGTTAAGTCGAGATCTTTAATCATTGTTTCCAGCTTTACTCGTTCCTTCCCCTCACCTATAACAAACCATCTTACTGGATATCCTTTTTCTATCAAGATTTTACAGGATTGTATTGCTATATCAATGCCTTTTTCATGACTCAACCTTGCAACAGTTACAATATCTGTAACTCCATTCGAATATCCTACGTCTTCTACATTATCTATAGACAATTTATTGATAACTTTTGGAGAAACAATATTATAAATGACTTTTACTTTTTTACTTAACTCCACAAAATTTTCTTTTAAGGCTGTCGCACATTCTTCGGAAACGGTTATAATGTGATCTAACCTATTAAAGTAATATTGGTCAAAATCTCGATCCATACCAGAATTTGTATAATTTGTATGAATCCACCCGATTTTCTTTTTAGCCTTTACCTTATCTACTACAAAATAGATTGAAGTCTTTTCTAAATACCCAATCGCTGCATCATATTCTTTTTCTAACTGATCGAAAGAACTCCTTAAAAACTTCCAAGTATACTGTTCTGATCGATCGCTATTTTTAGAGTATCTGTTTTTTAAAGTGAACATCACCCTGTTATAAGCTAAATTTATTTGACTATTTTTTATAAAATGCTCAATAGAATGCTTGAAACTTTTTGTGAAATAAATATATCTTAATGGTAAATCTAATATAGCAACCTCTTTTGGGATAGTGTTAAAGAACAGTCCAGTTTGACTAAATAAAAACAAATCAACATTATAGTTGTTATAATCAATCTGCTGTAACAAATTGACTAGACTCTTCTCCCCACCCCCCGCAGATAAGCTAGGCATCACAAATAGTAAGTTTTTCTTCATAAAAAATACCTCATGTATTTGCCAATTCTTCTAAATATTCGACTGCTTTGTATGACATCTTTTGGATGTTTGGAATTGATTGTTTTAGATTTTCAATGATTTCTTTCTCCTCTTTAACCATTACATCGAAGTTAGCAATTAGTTTCTTACTGTCTGAAATTTCTCCAATATTTAAAACTAACTTTTCTTCTTCACCAAATAGATCCTTAGCAATTCCTTTCGATTTTACACTGTAGCCTAAGACCATTGTTGGAACACAGTTTGAGTAAGCTGCAATCGTTGCATGCGTTCTTGCTCCGATAAAAAACCTCATTCTAGAAATGTATCCCTTATATTGAGGTGCGGTTAAGTTTTCTGGTAAAATGATTACTCGTTCCGTATTCTTAAATTCTTTGTAGTACCTATAAAGAACCTCATAATCATTATTTTGCTCTTGAATAACATGTGGTGTAAGAGCAACTGTATAGTTTGTAGTGTCTAAGATATGTTGAATGAGCTCTTTAACTGCAGTATCGGATTTCTTGTTTTTATTTAAAACTAATGGGCTAAAGTTTAGACCTACTGTATTTCCCTCTTTCCACCCTTTAGGCAATTCCAACTCTTCCTTTTCCATTGTAAAAGCGGGATCGGCACACAATTTTACGTTTGTTAGACCTTTATTAAGTAACATGTGGTAGGTAAGTGTTTCACGAGCTAAAATCAAATCGAACGACCTTAAATCTTCTAATTTCTGCTCCGATATATCTTCTTCACCAATCGAACAACCCCACAGGACTAACTTCTTGCCTTTTGCTTTTACTCTTCGATCAATTTCATACCATCCAGGTTGTTCACCATAACAATAATTGTCTCCGCCAATTGAGAGATAAACATCCATAGTATCTATATGTTTGATAATATTTTGGTGAACTTTCCCCAGAGCATATGATTCGTTTTTTAAGAGTTTTACATTAATTGAAGAAATCCACCAATCATATGAAAATTTTTTTATAATTCGGTTTGAACCATCATAAATCCCATCTAATTTTGTAATGATTTTATCAGTCTCAGGTTTACCTGAAGCTAAATAAACCTTCGCTCCACTAATTTTATTTTTTATTAAATTAGTAGAAGAACGAACGATAGCCTCACATCCTCTATTTAAGCTACCATCATGAGCAAACATCATGATTTTCATATAACCCCACCTCCAAATCAATCCTATCTATTTCTTAATCGACTATAAGCCGTCACACAGTACAATCCCATTGTTGACTTCTTTTTTACCATGTTAAGTAAAAATTTTTCATACTTTCCTAAAGTATTTTGGTGTAATTCGCAGTATGTAGGTAATGCTTCTCTTACAATTTGATTACTAATCATGTTTTTTATATATTCGTACCTTGTTTTAAAACTAACTTCATTTGAAGGTGAAAAATATACATGTATGTAGGACAGAACACTTTTGATTAACCTAACCGCCTTAAATTGATGTATTTTTTCTTTGTCTAGATGACCGACTATTTGTTCAGGTAATTCAAATTGATATACTTCTAATGCTCTCTCAAAATAATCTTTCTTTGAAATATTTCTAGTTGCGCTTCCCTCTACTTCTCTATAGTGGTACCCCGTATAATCTATATATTTTGTGGTTGTAGCTTGACTAAAAAAGATCATATTAAACATACCATCTTCTCCTAGCGAAAGCTTTTCTGGAAACTTAATACTGTTTTCTATTATGATTTTATTTTTGTATAACTTATTGCAAGCCGTATTTAAATTATCTGATTTTATAAAATAAGGTAATATTTCTTGATTGATATAGTCGTTATTCAAATTGATATTTAAGGGAAAGGGGTATTTTGTCATTACTTTATGTCCGTCTATTTCGTTTTCAAAATTACTGATTACAACATCACAATCACTTAATTTGGCCGAATGATATAAAGTTGCATACATATCCATTTCAATGTAATCATCAGCATCAACAAAACCTATATATTCTCCTGAAGCTATTTGTAAACCATTGTTCCTAGCTATACTGACTCCACGATTTTCTTGGTTTATTAAAATAATTCGAGGATCTTTTTCTTTATAATCTTCGATTATTTTGCAACTATCATCTTTTGATCCGTCATTAATAAAAATAAATTCACAGTCTTGAAGTGCTTGCGATAGGAGTGATTCAATACATTGAGCAAGATATTTTTCAGCATTATAGACGGGGATAATAACACTTACTTTTATACTCATGTTTAAATCACTCCTTGAAAACTACGATTATTATTTTTTATATTCTTCTTG
This window encodes:
- a CDS encoding glycosyltransferase, producing the protein MKKNILFVMNNLNCGGAEKALISLLETIDYSLYNVDLYLFKHEGIFFNKIPNKVKLLKEPTEYKFFDMPIKTALINLIKQGKINSAVSRVRAGYIFNTENNRAQCEQRVWKHLSNSLSPVNKEYDVAIGYLEKNPIYFCVDKVQAKKKIGFIHNDYIKLGMDPSIDLHYFNKLDKIVTVSNECADVLKQEFPMYQGKIDVMFNIISPNVIHKMSKEKVYLKDKILKIVSVGRLNYQKGYELAIEACNYLVKNGFQFKWFVIGEGEERTNLESLIRANNLDESFILLGLKENPYPYIKEADIYVQTSRFEGKSIAIDEAKILQKPILVTNFSTAKDQINHGENGLIVEMNGSSIAEGIQKLIKDQGLRNKLIANLSKEKLGTEEEIEKLYDFINAG
- a CDS encoding glycosyltransferase translates to MKKNLLFVMPSLSAGGGEKSLVNLLQQIDYNNYNVDLFLFSQTGLFFNTIPKEVAILDLPLRYIYFTKSFKHSIEHFIKNSQINLAYNRVMFTLKNRYSKNSDRSEQYTWKFLRSSFDQLEKEYDAAIGYLEKTSIYFVVDKVKAKKKIGWIHTNYTNSGMDRDFDQYYFNRLDHIITVSEECATALKENFVELSKKVKVIYNIVSPKVINKLSIDNVEDVGYSNGVTDIVTVARLSHEKGIDIAIQSCKILIEKGYPVRWFVIGEGKERVKLETMIKDLDLTDVFILLGTKENPYPYIKNADIYVQPSRYEGKSIAIDEAKILNKPIVVTNFKTAKDQITDGNNGIIVNQDDESIADGVEILIKDKAQRNILATNLSCEKLGTEEEIEKLYQIF
- a CDS encoding polysaccharide pyruvyl transferase family protein produces the protein MKIMMFAHDGSLNRGCEAIVRSSTNLIKNKISGAKVYLASGKPETDKIITKLDGIYDGSNRIIKKFSYDWWISSINVKLLKNESYALGKVHQNIIKHIDTMDVYLSIGGDNYCYGEQPGWYEIDRRVKAKGKKLVLWGCSIGEEDISEQKLEDLRSFDLILARETLTYHMLLNKGLTNVKLCADPAFTMEKEELELPKGWKEGNTVGLNFSPLVLNKNKKSDTAVKELIQHILDTTNYTVALTPHVIQEQNNDYEVLYRYYKEFKNTERVIILPENLTAPQYKGYISRMRFFIGARTHATIAAYSNCVPTMVLGYSVKSKGIAKDLFGEEEKLVLNIGEISDSKKLIANFDVMVKEEKEIIENLKQSIPNIQKMSYKAVEYLEELANT
- a CDS encoding glycosyltransferase family 2 protein; the protein is MSIKVSVIIPVYNAEKYLAQCIESLLSQALQDCEFIFINDGSKDDSCKIIEDYKEKDPRIILINQENRGVSIARNNGLQIASGEYIGFVDADDYIEMDMYATLYHSAKLSDCDVVISNFENEIDGHKVMTKYPFPLNINLNNDYINQEILPYFIKSDNLNTACNKLYKNKIIIENSIKFPEKLSLGEDGMFNMIFFSQATTTKYIDYTGYHYREVEGSATRNISKKDYFERALEVYQFELPEQIVGHLDKEKIHQFKAVRLIKSVLSYIHVYFSPSNEVSFKTRYEYIKNMISNQIVREALPTYCELHQNTLGKYEKFLLNMVKKKSTMGLYCVTAYSRLRNR